A stretch of the Erpetoichthys calabaricus chromosome 3, fErpCal1.3, whole genome shotgun sequence genome encodes the following:
- the LOC127526950 gene encoding trace amine-associated receptor 1-like, which produces MDRKLHYCYPDYNTSCAKVVRKYEEYVMLYIFSVFVIIVTLCGNIFVIISISHFKQLHTPTNLLVLSLAAVDFLLGLFVMPFHFAAYIEYCWYFGEFMCYYFFLMYLFLTSASVSNLVFISVDRYLAVCNPFFYTSNVTIFRTMLCIAIGWLSALSYTLSYLNSDGSTILTGCAGACGFDFLPAWGMADFLCTFVLPFSVISCFYFRIFIVARRHARAINLFLQKKPPAQLNSKTSLKSETKAARTLGIVVAVFMICWFPQLVLAAYFLYTPVPDRYISTILSGLTLISLINSGINPVIYAFFYPWFQQCMKLIVSRKIFSPGSSVINLFSESSH; this is translated from the coding sequence ATGGATCGAAAACTGCATTACTGCTATCCAGATTATAATACCTCATGTGCCAAAGTAGTTCGAAAGTATGAGGAGTATGTGATGCTTtatattttcagtgtatttgtaaTTATAGTAACACTGTGTGGAAATATATTTGTGATTATTTCTATTTCTCACTTCAAGCAGCTTCATACCCCTACCAACCTCCTTGTACTTTCTCTAGCAGCTGTGGATTTTTTATTGGGATTGTTTGTAATGCCTTTTCATTTTGCTGCATACATTGAATATTGCTGGTATTTTGGTGAGTTTATGTGTTACTATTTTTTCCTGATGTATCTTTTCTTAACCTCAGCTTCTGTAAGCAACCTGGTTTTTATTTCAGTTGATCGATATCTTGCTGTGTGTAACCCATTCTTTTACACTTCTAACGTAACCATTTTTCGAACAATGTTGTGTATTGCTATAGGTTGGTTGTCAGCTCTTTCATATACATTGTCATACCTGAATAGTGATGGCAGCACCATTTTAACAGGGTGTGCAGGTGCTTGTGGTTTTGATTTTCTCCCTGCATGGGGCATGGCAGATTTTTTATGTACATTTGTTCTGCCTTTTTCTgtcatttcatgtttttatttcagaatatttaTAGTTGCAAGAAGACACGCAAGagccattaatttatttttacagaaaaagCCACCTGCACAATTAAACAGCAAGACTTCATTAAAGTCGGAAACCAAAGCTGCCAGGACGTTAGGAATTGTAGTGGCAGTTTTTATGATCTGCTGGTTTCCTCAGCTTGTTTTGGCTGCTTACTTCTTATATACACCTGTTCCTGACCGATATATTTCCACTATACTCTCTGGACTAACTTTGATAAGTTTAATAAATTCTGGAATCAATCCagttatttatgcttttttttatccATGGTTTCAACAATGTATGAAATTAATCGTGTCTCGTAAAATATTTTCTCCAGGATCTTCTGTCATCAACTTATTTTCAGAATCTTCTCACTGA